A single region of the Nicotiana sylvestris chromosome 6, ASM39365v2, whole genome shotgun sequence genome encodes:
- the LOC138871440 gene encoding uncharacterized protein: protein MVKETRISIHLSPSKKEEYTHFLKEYEDIFAWSYDDITGLSTSIVTHKLPIDPMCPPLKQKLRKFKPDMSRKIKEEVIKQIKFKVLRVIEYPTWLANIVSVPKKDRKNVGATYMRAMKTILHDMIHKEIEVYVDDAIMKSKRSADHIADLRKFFNLASKVQFETESCKVCLRNPCWKISRFHCQPPGIELDPSKVKAI, encoded by the exons ATGGTCAAAGAAACTCGCATAAGTATCCATTTATCACcatcaaaaaaagaagaatacaccCATTTCctgaaggagtatgaggacatttttgcatggtcttatgatgatattactggtttgagcacatccatagtgacTCATAAACTACCTATCGATCCGATGTGTCCACCtttaaagcagaaactcagaaagttcaagcctgatatgagtcgaaaaatcaaagaagaagtcatcAAGCAGATCAAATTTAAAGTTCTCAGAGTGATCGAATATCCCACTTGGTTGGCTAACATCGTGTCAGTTCCTAAGAAGGataggaag AATGTTGGAGCcacttatatgagagccatgaagACCATTTTACATGACATGattcacaaagaaatagaggtatacgtggatgatgccATCATGAAATCCAAAAGAAGTGCAGATCATATAGCAGATTTAAGGAAATTCTTTAATTTGGCTTcgaaggtacaatttgaaacggaatcctgcaaagtgtgccttCGCAATCCCTGCTGGAAAATTTCTAGGTTTCACTGTCAGCCGCCGGGGATTGAATTGGACccttcaaaggtcaaagctatatAA